TTCTGTAATGTTTCCACCCTTGCCTTCCTCGATTTTGAGCATGGAGCGCTTCATCGTTTCGACAAACCTTTCTGCTTGCCCGTTTGATTGAGGATGGTATGGTGCAGTTCGCAAGTGTTGGATACCATTGGATTTGCAGAGAGCAGCGAACTGTTTGGATGTGAATTGCTTTCCGTTGTCAGTTACGATTGTTTCTGGAACGCCAAACCTTGAGAACAGCTCGTTCAGGAACTCGATAACCGAAAACGTTGTGGGAAAACGGACCGCTTTGGTTTCGGGCCATTTTGAGTGGGCATCGAAGACAATCAAAAAATGTTGGTTGAAGAATGGACCAGCGAAATTGAGATGAATTCGTTCCCAGGAATGTTTGGTTGCTGGCCATGGCTGAGGTGATACCTTTGGTGGGGATTTGGAATGTATGGCACAGCTGCTGCAACGTATGATGTACTCTGTGATGCATTCATCGATTTTGGGCCAGAACACGTAGCTTCGGGCCACAGCTTTCATCCTTTCAATGCCAGGGTGCCCTCGGTGAAGTTGCTTGAGTATTCGTTGACGCAAACTGTTCGGAATCACCAGTCTGTCGGCCATCATCAGGCAGCCTTTCACAACTGCTAGCGATTTACGATTGGAATGAAACTGTTTGACCGTTTCATGCTGGATACTGCTGAGATCGGAAGGCCATCCTTTTTGGGGAACTCGGTAACTTACTGGAGGACAGGACATTTGCTTGTCACACGTTGGACCAATTTGAAGGAAACAGGTAAAGATTCGATGGCTTCATTCAAAAGAACCTCAACGTCTTCTTCGAGTTGGAGGGATGCGATTATGAAATCTTCATCTGGCTTGGCGTGGCAACTGATCAGACGGGATAGAATGTCTGCATATCCGAATTGATTGGTGGATacgtacttacttacttacttacttaatgatcccgcgccgatcctccggtgcatagggccgtggtaaaagacctccactgttgacgatccggagccagcgtcttctcttggtcccagtcaagattctcgtcgacagttcggatttcagcggctaggcttcgccgccacgagtttctgggcctgccacttcttcgatgaccttctggattccaatctagcgcctctctgcaaatctcgttttcatcttttcgcagtgtgtgcccaatccatctccacttacgttcccgaatctcgatttctagcgccctttgatgacaccggcgatgtagttcctcattcgagatccagttgccaggccaccaaacgCGGATggtattccgcaggcagcggtttacaaatgcagttttcgcgtcgtcaccgcatatgtgcaccaagtttcgcacccgtacagcaatacggatttgacgtttgagttgaagattcggattttcgttcgaagAGATATCTGGCGTGACCACCAGAtttttcggagactcgcaaacgcaaatcgggcctttctgatccgggtttcgatgtcttttctggtaccaccatcaggcgttatctggctaccaagatactggaagcactccaccttctcaacttgttgcccaactatcatgaaactggagggatttcctgagttgatctccatcgacttggtctttccgacattgactttgagacctgctgccttggaactttcggtgaggtcgtcgagtttgctctgcatatctggttgtgtttgagcgagcaaaacaatatcgtctgccaggtcaaggtcgttcagttgctccattgttaaaggattccacggcaatcctcggttcggtgcacaatCAATCGGTCCAGTCAGAacctcatccattacgattagaaaaagtagcggtgaatgcggtttgtatgatttggttgaaggaGGAAAATTTGGCtgtattgattttttggctctgaatgtattcaagcatggctcagagaaaatgattgattttcggaacattgattCACACGAAAGCCTAATCCTATCACATGGAATTATCGAATATTTGGTATTTTCCTTCAAGGACCTTGGAGTCACTCACGAGTCAGCAGCAATATTCAAGCATATTAGCCAAAGGTAATAAAATTTTCGGAGTTATCACTAGAATTTCTTAAGAATTTAGAGATCCATACTGCCTACGATCTCTGTACTATTCTTTACTATTCTTTAATGAGATCCGGGCTCGAAACAGCTTCAGTTGTTTGGACCAAACGTATTGAGGCAGTTCAATCAAGTTTGTTCAAATATGCGCTGCAATTCCTACCTTGGAACAATCCTGATGCGTTTCTTGATTACAAACACCGTTGCTGCTGATTGGAATGGAAACACTATCTGAAAGACGCCCAAGAGCCATCATCGTGAAACTCATCGACGGTGACATCTATTGTCCAGCGTTGCTGCGGCAAGTTCATATGGACATCAGACCCCGACTCTTGAGAGGAAGTGAATTTCTTAGAATCGATTTTCAGCTATTGATGTTTCTAAAACAagaattagaaaaagtagccAGCTAAGTCGTCCTGCGACTTTTTAATAAACGAAACTTGTTTTATATAACGTAAGGTTAAAACTTGTCCCAAAATTAATGTAGACAATACTGTAAGATGAAGTAAAATaccaaatacaaatacaaatggattattatttttataatggtTTAATAAAAGCCatataaaaagctaaaatttgacatttctctCGCACGCTATTAATTTGACGCCTAGGATGAGTTAataatttctgagttgttaatcattagttcagtaaatgaggacagacttttaaaaaaaatagggattggttgtgaatgacctgTGGAATAAAacatgagttgaagtcgaatttcattgtctgacgctatcttaaaccccaagatggcggcttccgctgaactttaaaatgttgtaaaaacttaaaatcgcatgaaactccaacaatattggtattggttgaaagggctaaacgagtaaaAGTCTAAATTCCACTGAGCTTAAAAATTATGTAatacactgaaaatcgcatgacggcaccacaatatgggtattatgggaagaagtcaaattttgctatcggacgccatcttgaaatccaagatggcggcttccagtgaacttaaaaattctgtaaatgactaaaaatcacaCGACCCCTGTTCAATAtcggtattgggtgaaagggctaaactagaagaaccagaccctgtttgtttttggcaacacgtattaaaatttatgtggccaaaatcgaatgctgccaaaaacgaacggggtaaAATATATTGTGGTTATTTTATGCGATTGTCGATCCCTTACAGTTTTTCAGAGTAAAGCGAAAagagaaattcgacttctactcgtttagccctttcactcaataccaatactgttggggtttcatgtgattttaagTCACTCAcaacatttcaaagttcagcggaagcagCATCCTTGGGTTTTAAGATGGCGGcagataacgaaattcgacttcttatgGTTGATCTCTTTCAAGTAATACCCGTATTGTAAGggttttatgagattttcagtcatttacagtatttttaaaataagtgttagccaccatcttggaatttgagatggcgacggacaacgaaatttgtCTTCTACTTGTTTATCACTtccacctaataaccatattgtgaaggtttcatgatattttcagtaatttacagctttgcaaataaaagcggaagccgccatcttggattaatgaacttggaaaagttctaaatttttacgaaaatcgTGCGTTTCCGTATATTTTTAACAGGGTTTTCTTGCTTGGGAGGGTAAATCCCGACCCCGGTATTTCATGATGATTTCTTCTTCAAGAATCATCTGAGAAGTTGTGATTGCAGTATGATAAGATtgagtatttaaatttttgtttggttgGTAAGCTGCACACAGAAAACCATTTGAGTCTTCATATTATTATTCAATCATTTGCTCTGTCCTCTGTACTTTCTTGTTcggcaaacaaaaattttcaactttaatttaattttattggttAAAAACAAAGTAATTATAGGACGTCCCaaacaattttgaagttttggtaACTAAATTTGAGGATAATTATTGTTCTAGTTCGAGCGATAAAGTTAAACGGTTTTAGTAGTTCGAATAGCTCAGCCGGAAGAGCTCCAAAAGCTTTTCCCACTAACAGTTTGACCTCGTTTCAAGTGCTTCCCACACAGAGAGTTAGTCATCCGGTTGTCGTCATCATCGAAAAGGTATAATAGTTTCTTGGCACCTCtaggaaaataaaactttgtcGTACCACCGACTCTCTTGGCTCGGGAAGTATTTTTCCATCCGTTTGAGATGCAATCGTTTTTGCAACAACCAATCATGGACTAAAGTTAAATGGCGTCAGTTTATTGGACTTTTCTCTGTATCCAACTCTATTGGTTGGATAAGCTGGATTGGAAGTGCTTCGGTCTACTTTATAAAAACACACTCCCATACACTCACATTTACACATTTCTTATCAACCGACCGACTAACTGACTGGATGCTGGAGGGCAAAATCATATCAAAACGTAATTGACAGTCTGACCGACTTGATTTGGTTTTGTCGGTAGACTCAAGTCCTATGTTCAGTCTGTGTCTCAGTCCCTTTGATGAACTCTCCTTCTGGTTTTGACCATTCAGTTACACTTCGTATTAACAGGCGGCAAGCGAATGAACGAACAAACGACTGGTGCTGCCTCCAAATGGTAATTTATAAACTTCAACTGATCCGCATCAAATCCAATTTAAATCCACTATGCACACAACGGACTCCGCCACCAGATACATTCTGTGTAGACCTTTGTTGGATTCTACCAAATTATTTTTCTGGGGGAGCTCCGAATgacaacataaaaatttattattcataGCTGTCACTTCTGGTCGATCCTAGGGGTTAAATTTTAAAGGACTTCCATTTGCATTTCCGAGTAATATCTAAGACGGAAGTCCTAATCCCACATGCTAATTGATTGTAATCTACTGGGTAGGAAAGCTTCTCGGATCCCTTTTTAAATTTGGCTATTCCTCGAGGGTGGATTCTTACTCTATGTGGAAGTTCAGTAGTCAGCAAGATGAACCTCCCCAAATTGAAACTTTCTCCAGTTGGGATTATCTTATTATATTACGAGACTCTTCTCCATGCattcactataatcaatttaatCAAGGATGCGTCCATCTTCAAACTCTCCGCAGCGAATGGAATCTGAACTTTATTCATCGTTTTAGGTCAAGTCAAACACTTACAACTGGCTACCGGGTAATGGCCAAAAGATCCGATTCAGGAACTaaaggaaagggaaagggaCAGGAAGGACGGAGATTCTTCGGGTTTGCCTCGTTATCAAGCTTAATAGAATTAATGGAGAGGCCCCTCTTCAAATCgggtgagtgagtgagtgagtgacaGTTGCTTGCACACATGAAGATAGTTGCTTTGAAACGCACAGATTTATTATACGTTAGTAAGAAGGTGGCACAGCGAAATCTTTCCTGCCGACAACGATGAAGGGCAGAAAACGAAAACGTTCCGATTCATTAGAGCAACTGCACCTACCCACCTAGAACTTGTACGAGAAAGGGCTTTCGAACAGAGATGATGCGGAACGTTTcttgctttttatttttcttcacttGATGTATCATCGGATCAGCATGAGCGCACCCGGGTGATAAATATTGGAAGTTTTCGAATTAATTGAGCGTTGATTGAATTCAATTACGATGTGGTACAGATAGCTTATACCTAGAACTCCCTTCCATGTTGGTTTATTTAAATACTTTATTCATAAAACTCTACAGGAAATAGAaaatccattacgtacttttaagtctatttatgatttatttttcacattcaaGTTCCCTCATTATCTTACCAGCAGCCGAATTCCGGTACTTGAAGAAAATCTCCGAAAATCTCTTCTAgaaaagaaattctaaaattgtcgttctcttcataaaaatgtcttttcttcttggctgattccgaaaaagtaaagagaaagaaaaaaaaaccaaatgtaagagaagaaaaaagtatagttcacCTATTCACCGCTAGACGTCTTTGACGTTTGTTGTCGGTGAGACTTTTCAAAACGACTTTTTGTTGGCACCGTGTTTCTCCCATGTTTCCCGATATTTAGCAtggtaattagaataaaattatatttgtaatactgaaaactatttataacagcaatattcaatattgttagataaaattcttcaaatcttGCTCATCGTGCATgcaattaaatatgaaaaaaacatatcgTTGAGTGTTGAAGGCATAAttggaagttttgaaaaatgaatctaGAAAGTTacgtgtttgtaaacaatcggATGTGTTGATATGATTAAATATGTTATAGTTGTACATTCGAAAGTGTCATCCTTTAATGGGATAGCGTTCAATTGTTGATCCAGTAAGTTAATAAACTTCTTAGCCAAACATTTTGGCATTCGAaagagtttttcgaaatttccatccgaaatatcAAATGGATTACTAATATCTCTCAAATAACGACGATGCCGAAgtagttcgattttttctaggcgtttataccacttttttttacatagtaATATGATCCAATCATTTGctccattattttaaagttttaataggTATTAACgtataatttaacaaaaatcctcactgaaaagaaatgtcttttgaaatttccgaagcaaaaatgccgaagaaattaaaaatctcgttttctatttcaaacgtcaaaaattGTCTTCTTTGAATTGACCGGAATGTCAATCTAAGAAAATTTcgcaacgaaaaaaatccgaagagattgaaaattatgttttcttttttaaacgtcaaaaaatgtcttctttaaATTCACCGGAATTCCaagataagaaaattttgaaaatgtcttcaataatttcttttctttcacgACATTTTTTGCCCGGAATTCGGCTGCAGGTCCCTTCTCTCAATAGAACACAGACTTTTGTCCTTAGTTCAGATATTcctcagacacagattttgcccagactTTCATAACTGAATGTTGAATCAATATTTATGAATCGAATTTGATCCATAAGTGCCAAATTATACTAGAAATCTCACTTGTATGCATTGGTATTTCACCAATCATTCCTTCACGGAGGAAAAACACGACAGCTGTTCCAgttatttcagcttgttataccaatCGTCGAAGTGTAATTGATACACATGCAACCAACTGATGATAAACTattcatattcaaatatttatatagTTGACTTTTTCATCCAGATAACATTTAACTATATTTTGAGTATCCGTGCATTAGAGTGTAGAGTGTGCGTGGTTTAATTCGACGGGAACGGAACAGCCGGAACACTAACATGAATCGAAGTCGACGGAACAGGGTCAGCGTGAAAAAAATAGATGCGAAGGTGCATAGGGAGACCGCCTGCTACGAATTAACCAAATCCGTGTTTCAATAGCGCATCGGAAAACAATTCTTCGAACGAAAGTTACTCTTCCACCACCTGAAAACAACGGATACCTGAATTTTGCGAAGCGACAACCATGTTTCCTGTATTCTAGgtaggtaaatgaaaaaaaaaaacggcagcATCTACTGGATACTGGATTTTTACGGTAATCCCGTTCAAAATAATCACTCTAAACGATTTACTTTTTTGCAGTCTTTCGTAATGGCGAGATGGTAACCGGAGCAAATGTCGCCAGCATCGAGCAAAGTCTCCAAGGCCTATATGCGCTATCGTTGATACTCTAGAGCACACGCTGGCGGAGGTGATGGCTAAAGTAGCAGGTCCACAAATG
This sequence is a window from Uranotaenia lowii strain MFRU-FL chromosome 3, ASM2978415v1, whole genome shotgun sequence. Protein-coding genes within it:
- the LOC129753012 gene encoding uncharacterized protein K02A2.6-like; translation: MSCPPVSYRVPQKGWPSDLSSIQHETVKQFHSNRKSLAVVKGCLMMADRLVIPNSLRQRILKQLHRGHPGIERMKAVARSYVFWPKIDECITEYIIRCSSCAIHSKSPPKVSPQPWPATKHSWERIHLNFAGPFFNQHFLIVFDAHSKWPETKAVRFPTTFSVIEFLNELFSRFGVPETIVTDNGKQFTSKQFAALCKSNGIQHLRTAPYHPQSNGQAERFVETMKRSMLKIEEGKGGNITEILQTFLQTYRSTPILKGKSPAELMIGKKMRTTLDLLLKPQSHPSEGTLPSRRFEVDDEVYAKIHEANSWKWVPRHVIEAVGSVTYNVLLDSWHGRRKLIRSHVNQLKPRLNGHQETTNPSSPLNIWWTCLVYHLNRWLQHRIALPKLKIQRFHYTG